A window of Dissulfurirhabdus thermomarina genomic DNA:
CAGGGAGTGAGGAGTGAAACCCGTTGGAGAAGGAGGTGAAGGCTATGTTCGAACTGGCACCCTGGAAACCCTTCCCGGAACTTTCCAGCCTGCGCCGTGAGATGGATCGCCTGTGGGAGGAGTTCATGGGCCGTTCCGAGGCCCTTCCCGCCCTTGAGGCGACCTGGGCGCCGGCCCTGGACGTCTCGGAGACCAAGGACGCCTTGGTCGTGAAGGCGGAGATCCCCGGCATGGATCCCAAGGACATCAAGATCCACCTCGCCGGGGACACCCTGACCATCCGGGGCGAAAAGAAACAGGAGACCGAGGAGAAGGGCGAGAACTTCCACCGCGTGGAGCGGCGTTACGGGGCCTTCGCCCGGACGCTGCGGCTGCCGGTGGAGGTGAAGCAGGACAAGGTGGACGCCCAGTACAAGAAGGGGGTCCTGAAGATCGTCCTTCCCAAGAAGGAGGCCGGGAAGGTCAAGGAGATCGAGGTCAAGGAGGCCTGAACCGCTGCGGGCTTGGACCGCCCTCCTCACGTGGTGAGCAGGCGGTAGATCTCCGGAATTCTCCGGTGCAGCAGGTTCACCTCCGGGACGACCACGTAGTTCACCTCCCCGTACATGTGGGGGAGGTAGTCGCGGCCTTCCCGGTCGATGGTGATACAGAACGGCTTCACTCCCTGTTCTTTCGCCTCGATGAGGGCCTTACGCGTATCCTCTATGGCGTAAGGCCCTTTATATTCGTCGTAGTCCTCCGGCTTCCCGTCGCTCAGGGTGAGCAGGACCCGCAGGCGGGAGTCCACCTCCCGGAACAGCCGGGTGGCGTGCCGGATGGCCGGCCCCATCCGGGTGTAGTCCCGGGCGTTGATTCCCGTGATCCGCCGCCCCACCTCGCCGTCGTAGGGCGCCCCGAAGTCCTTGATGCGGAAGAAGTGGCACCCCGTCCGCCGCATGCCGGAGAAGCCGTAGACGGCGAAGGGGTCCCGGAGCACCGTGAGCGCCTCGCAGAGGAGGACCAGGGATTCGCGGATGGCCCGGTTCACCCAGCCCTCCGTGGAGGCGCTCATGTCCACGAGGAAGGCCACCGCGATGTCCCGCCGGTCCCGCTGGCGGCGCACGTAGAGGTGCTCCGCGGCGGTCCCCGAGGCGAGGAGGTCCGCCCGGGCCTCCACCAGGGCGTCGATGTCCACCTCGTCCCCCTCGGCCTGGCGCGTTCGGAGCCGGTCCACGGTGCGGAGCATCTCGAACCGCCGCCGCAGTTCGAGGCGCTGGCCCCGGTAGCGCTCCAGGGTCCGCCGGATGAAGTCGCCGCCGGCCTCGGGCGGCGGCATCTCCGAGACGGTGCACCAGTCGCGCCGGTAGCCCCGCCGCCGGAAGTCCCACTCCGGGTAGGTGAAGACCGGGCGTGAGGCGGCCGGGGCGGCGGGCGGCGCCTCTTCCGCCGCGCCCGTGACCCCGGGGTGGTAGGCCCCGGAGGCGAGTGCCTGGGCGGCGGCGACGTAGGCGGCCGGGATGCCGCCGTGGTCGGCCGCGGCCTCCTCGATGAGGGCCCGGAGTTCCTCCAGCCCCTCCACGGGGGCAT
This region includes:
- a CDS encoding Hsp20/alpha crystallin family protein, which codes for MFELAPWKPFPELSSLRREMDRLWEEFMGRSEALPALEATWAPALDVSETKDALVVKAEIPGMDPKDIKIHLAGDTLTIRGEKKQETEEKGENFHRVERRYGAFARTLRLPVEVKQDKVDAQYKKGVLKIVLPKKEAGKVKEIEVKEA